In the Deltaproteobacteria bacterium genome, one interval contains:
- a CDS encoding sensor domain-containing diguanylate cyclase yields the protein MPDRPIRLPNGLSCRGEDLLTFISMGKLLTSTVELNEVLALILDRVSSLVPARNWSLLLADEEGGALTFAIVVGEKKEFIRGMTLAPGEGVAGHAALKGEPVLLVNAGDDPRFNSRVDELTGFSTKSIAAIPLKSRGRVVGILEIVNIRDFDAFEAESLPLLTILADYAAVAVQNARYYEKIKQLSVTDEYTGLFNARHLYRVLDQAVEKAEKGGPGFCVVFADVDNFKELVDTFGHMAGSAALKEIGSIMSACLEKGDILAKYGGDEYVMVLFGKGREGVLALCERIRAGFASTPVLADCGGTNVTMSFGLAVYGPDGKTREELLAAADRRMFEVKRNQKDGVGA from the coding sequence ATGCCTGATCGTCCGATTAGACTGCCAAACGGCCTCTCATGCAGGGGCGAGGACCTTTTGACCTTCATTTCCATGGGAAAGCTCCTTACCTCCACCGTGGAATTAAATGAGGTTCTGGCCCTTATTCTTGACAGGGTGAGTTCCCTGGTGCCGGCCCGGAACTGGTCGCTTCTGCTGGCGGACGAGGAAGGCGGCGCGCTCACTTTCGCCATAGTGGTGGGTGAAAAAAAGGAATTTATCCGGGGCATGACCCTGGCCCCCGGCGAGGGCGTTGCAGGTCACGCGGCCCTGAAAGGGGAACCGGTTCTTCTGGTAAACGCGGGTGATGACCCCCGCTTCAACTCCAGGGTGGACGAACTGACCGGATTTTCCACAAAAAGCATAGCCGCCATTCCCTTAAAAAGCCGGGGCAGGGTCGTGGGGATTCTGGAGATAGTGAACATCAGGGATTTCGATGCGTTCGAGGCCGAAAGCCTGCCGCTTCTCACCATTCTTGCCGACTATGCGGCGGTTGCCGTGCAAAACGCCCGCTATTACGAAAAGATCAAGCAGTTAAGCGTCACCGACGAGTACACCGGCCTTTTTAACGCACGCCACCTTTACAGGGTTCTTGATCAGGCAGTGGAAAAAGCGGAAAAGGGCGGCCCCGGATTCTGCGTTGTTTTCGCGGACGTTGATAATTTCAAGGAGTTGGTGGACACCTTCGGCCACATGGCGGGCTCGGCGGCGCTGAAGGAGATAGGCTCCATAATGTCGGCCTGCCTGGAAAAGGGCGACATCCTGGCCAAGTACGGCGGCGACGAGTACGTGATGGTGCTTTTCGGCAAGGGCCGCGAAGGGGTTCTTGCCCTGTGCGAAAGGATAAGGGCCGGGTTTGCCTCCACCCCGGTTTTGGCCGACTGCGGAGGAACAAACGTCACCATGAGCTTCGGTCTGGCCGTTTACGGCCCTGACGGCAAAACCCGTGAGGAACTTCTGGCCGCCGCCGACCGCCGCATGTTTGAAGTGAAGCGGAACCAGAAAGACGGAGTCGGGGCGTGA
- a CDS encoding SGNH/GDSL hydrolase family protein: MTRAAKKRLIFSAVMLFAAAVLLEGACFALLTILDAKSGMGLYKALMLRRAELAWAWGDRVYCSVFDPITQVRHKPGTSYYGLRVNENGYIENGNPDPALSAWPEKPAGTVRVALLGGSSTAGYGVSDNSDTIAAILERRLNLAYGGPERRFQVLNLGFAGGYSAMEAALFMNQVIYLVPDAVIFLDGYNDVFNALFEHQRNRLPHPLLNWFDYSYATFAAMNGYPERPWPRLKVLTWFSVSIARLSQAILPRDVTELYEGYPHYRLSGRIAALHPYLENVALNNLEAVASYCAVNKIPAIFCLQPQPLSGGKKLTAEEKAGIKDWFDRFSALSPFIDTKKMISETNAAFGALEKQYEISGKKFAPWPHVRFVSLTGLFASETETVYVDSLHTNERGNALFAERYFTDLTDVLNLSARP; encoded by the coding sequence ATGACGCGAGCGGCAAAAAAAAGGCTCATCTTTTCAGCCGTCATGCTCTTCGCAGCCGCCGTCCTTTTGGAGGGCGCGTGTTTCGCCCTTCTCACCATTTTGGACGCAAAAAGCGGCATGGGCCTTTACAAGGCCCTGATGCTAAGGCGGGCCGAGCTTGCCTGGGCCTGGGGGGACAGGGTCTATTGCAGCGTCTTTGACCCCATAACCCAGGTCCGCCACAAGCCCGGAACCAGCTATTACGGGCTTCGGGTGAACGAAAACGGCTACATCGAAAACGGAAACCCCGACCCCGCCCTTTCCGCCTGGCCCGAAAAACCCGCCGGAACCGTCCGGGTGGCCCTTCTGGGCGGCTCATCCACGGCGGGCTACGGGGTTTCGGACAACTCCGATACCATAGCCGCCATCCTGGAAAGGCGCTTGAACCTCGCCTACGGAGGGCCCGAAAGGCGGTTCCAGGTTCTGAACCTCGGTTTCGCCGGGGGCTATTCCGCCATGGAGGCGGCCCTTTTCATGAACCAGGTGATTTACTTGGTGCCCGACGCGGTGATTTTTCTGGACGGCTACAACGACGTTTTCAACGCCCTTTTCGAGCACCAAAGAAACCGCCTGCCCCATCCCCTCTTAAACTGGTTCGACTACTCCTATGCAACCTTCGCGGCCATGAACGGCTACCCGGAGCGCCCCTGGCCGAGGCTCAAGGTTCTCACCTGGTTCAGCGTGTCAATCGCAAGGCTTTCCCAGGCCATCCTCCCAAGGGACGTCACGGAACTCTACGAGGGCTATCCCCACTATCGACTGAGCGGGCGCATCGCAGCCCTTCACCCGTACCTTGAAAACGTCGCGCTGAACAACCTGGAGGCCGTGGCCTCGTACTGCGCCGTAAACAAAATTCCGGCCATTTTCTGTCTCCAGCCCCAGCCCCTTTCGGGCGGAAAAAAACTCACCGCCGAGGAAAAGGCGGGCATAAAGGACTGGTTCGACAGGTTTTCCGCCTTAAGCCCTTTTATCGACACGAAAAAAATGATTTCCGAAACCAACGCGGCCTTCGGGGCCCTTGAAAAACAATACGAAATATCGGGGAAAAAATTCGCCCCCTGGCCCCACGTGAGGTTCGTGAGCCTTACGGGCCTTTTCGCGTCCGAAACCGAAACCGTTTACGTGGACAGCCTCCACACCAACGAGCGCGGCAACGCCCTTTTCGCCGAACGATACTTCACCGACTTAACGGATGTCCTCAATCTTTCAGCCCGTCCCTGA
- a CDS encoding amino acid-binding protein, with product MVRTEISLFLKNQPGELGKLAQLFFEAGINIDAMTIQDASEYVRQLFNARGRSIRRIASPANYNSMQKDSVEYALIRVLVDKTDQAVDLLGVNEYEFDVSPVIAVELANKPGMLAQLAASFGSEGINIRYVYGSGLPNSNNALYVFCPEDMDLAVKILK from the coding sequence ATGGTCAGAACCGAAATCAGCCTGTTTTTGAAAAATCAGCCGGGCGAGCTTGGAAAGCTGGCCCAGCTTTTTTTCGAGGCCGGAATCAACATAGACGCCATGACCATCCAGGACGCGAGCGAGTACGTGAGGCAGCTTTTCAACGCGCGCGGGCGCTCCATAAGGCGCATTGCCTCACCGGCCAATTACAACTCCATGCAGAAGGACTCGGTGGAATACGCCCTCATAAGGGTTCTGGTGGACAAGACCGATCAGGCGGTGGACCTTCTTGGCGTAAACGAGTACGAATTCGACGTGAGCCCGGTCATAGCGGTGGAACTTGCCAACAAGCCCGGAATGCTGGCCCAGCTTGCGGCCTCCTTCGGAAGCGAGGGCATCAACATCCGCTACGTATACGGCTCCGGCCTTCCCAACTCCAACAACGCCCTCTATGTTTTCTGCCCGGAGGATATGGACCTTGCGGTGAAGATATTGAAGTAG
- a CDS encoding HDIG domain-containing protein, translating into MQPLLNIIAVSAFFGKILPAGLMPANFRRALPTGDRPAVLMLALVALALALLVSPKSLSDIPAYNRGDVAAQDYKAPRDFTVENSAATKAAKNRAASSVLPVYDFDEAHAETTVAGVNHAFSEMYDVAVLPEIRAKLHEERMAEYRQALAEYEAKYKEYRRGIRAFQERNPSDDTKSLAPVAPAAPRKPPDPDRVDAVLLGMKPDFEKRLGFEVSDGAYSVLVRERFDPAIAERIGQIVTTIMDGGVVGNPEDLLAEADRGIILRTLPGGSEEKEIALKRFYGPDQAKMAVRKKGDPILRNLNYALMNAILEISQGLVSRPNMSPNRAETEKRRRLVMDEVPPVLVQVKAGEMLIREGERVGPEHLVKLKALASGSGQTRAMTRSLGIGMLVLAFLLSFYFVNFRQREGSPRRKTKDLFLICLILVSFFLIAKVFLSLSYAIVHPETGLPLPSPTLYSAPMAAAAMVACVFLGLRCAMPLAGILSFSVAALFGHAFETWAFFLTSGILAAFWVSACRERNVFIKAGLRIGIVNIWLVFGLYLAKGAVFGPAFFYDTTAAFLGGLLSGILTAGIVPLIELFFSYTTDIKLLELANLDRPIMKRLMMEAPGSYHHSLIVGSMVEAAASQIGANPLLAKVGAYYHDIGKIKKPLYFIENQMDGKNRHDKLAPNLSSLILVAHVKDGVELAEEHGLGTVIRDMIAQHHGTSLIQYFYDKAMFLAQQKGEEQVTEDEFRYPGPKPQTKEAGLVMLADVVEAASRTLDNPTPSRVQGLVQRLINKIFSDGQLNECELTLKDLNEIARTFNKILAGIHHHRIEYADQGVKTNGKGKKTGAGADNKPSKDAQDSDKETTRPNTGALKRLGVS; encoded by the coding sequence ATGCAGCCCCTTTTGAACATCATCGCGGTTTCCGCGTTTTTCGGAAAAATCCTTCCGGCGGGGCTTATGCCCGCCAACTTCAGGCGGGCCCTTCCCACGGGCGACCGCCCGGCCGTCCTGATGCTGGCCCTGGTGGCCCTTGCCCTGGCCCTCCTGGTCTCCCCCAAGAGCCTTTCGGACATCCCCGCGTACAACAGGGGAGACGTTGCGGCCCAGGACTACAAGGCCCCGCGCGACTTCACGGTGGAGAACAGCGCCGCCACCAAGGCGGCCAAAAACAGGGCCGCGTCATCGGTACTGCCCGTTTACGATTTTGACGAGGCCCATGCCGAAACCACGGTGGCGGGCGTCAACCATGCGTTTTCGGAGATGTACGACGTGGCAGTCCTGCCGGAGATTCGCGCCAAGCTCCACGAGGAGCGCATGGCCGAGTACAGGCAGGCGCTTGCCGAATACGAGGCCAAGTACAAGGAATACAGGCGGGGGATAAGGGCGTTCCAGGAAAGAAACCCGTCGGACGACACCAAAAGCCTCGCCCCCGTGGCCCCTGCCGCCCCAAGGAAGCCGCCCGACCCGGACAGGGTGGACGCGGTTCTTTTGGGCATGAAGCCCGATTTCGAGAAAAGGCTGGGCTTCGAGGTAAGCGACGGGGCCTACTCCGTACTGGTCAGGGAGCGTTTCGACCCGGCCATTGCCGAGCGTATAGGCCAGATAGTGACCACCATCATGGACGGAGGGGTGGTGGGCAACCCGGAGGACCTCCTGGCGGAAGCCGACAGGGGAATCATCCTAAGGACCCTCCCAGGCGGAAGCGAGGAAAAGGAAATCGCATTAAAGCGGTTCTACGGCCCGGACCAGGCCAAGATGGCGGTGCGCAAAAAAGGCGACCCGATCCTCAGGAACTTGAACTACGCCCTCATGAACGCCATACTGGAAATTTCCCAGGGCCTGGTTTCCCGCCCCAACATGAGCCCCAACAGGGCGGAAACGGAAAAGCGCCGCCGGCTTGTGATGGACGAGGTGCCGCCGGTTCTCGTGCAGGTGAAGGCGGGGGAAATGCTCATCAGGGAAGGCGAGCGGGTGGGGCCCGAACACCTGGTGAAACTGAAAGCCCTGGCGTCCGGTTCCGGCCAGACCAGGGCCATGACCCGAAGCCTGGGAATCGGGATGCTGGTTCTGGCCTTCCTCCTAAGCTTCTACTTCGTGAACTTCAGGCAAAGGGAAGGCTCCCCAAGGCGCAAGACCAAGGACCTCTTCCTCATCTGCCTCATCCTGGTGTCCTTTTTTCTCATCGCCAAGGTTTTCCTGTCCCTATCCTACGCCATCGTACACCCGGAAACGGGGCTGCCGCTGCCCTCGCCAACCCTCTACTCAGCGCCCATGGCCGCCGCCGCCATGGTGGCCTGCGTGTTTCTGGGCCTGCGTTGCGCCATGCCCCTGGCGGGCATACTCTCATTTTCGGTGGCGGCGCTTTTCGGCCACGCTTTCGAGACCTGGGCCTTCTTCCTGACAAGCGGAATACTTGCAGCCTTCTGGGTCAGCGCCTGCCGGGAGCGCAACGTGTTCATAAAGGCCGGGCTCAGAATAGGCATAGTGAACATCTGGCTCGTGTTCGGGCTTTATCTGGCCAAAGGGGCGGTCTTCGGCCCGGCCTTTTTTTACGACACCACGGCGGCCTTTCTGGGCGGGCTTCTGTCGGGAATCCTAACCGCAGGCATAGTGCCCCTGATCGAGCTCTTCTTTTCCTACACCACCGACATAAAGCTCCTGGAGCTGGCCAACCTGGACCGGCCCATAATGAAGCGCCTCATGATGGAGGCGCCCGGCTCCTACCACCACAGCCTCATCGTGGGCTCAATGGTGGAGGCCGCAGCCAGCCAGATAGGGGCCAACCCGCTCCTGGCAAAGGTGGGGGCCTATTACCACGACATCGGAAAGATAAAAAAGCCGCTCTATTTCATCGAAAACCAGATGGACGGGAAAAACCGCCACGACAAGCTGGCCCCAAACCTTTCGAGCCTCATCCTTGTGGCCCACGTGAAGGACGGCGTCGAGCTGGCGGAAGAACACGGCCTTGGCACGGTTATTAGGGACATGATAGCCCAGCACCACGGAACGAGCCTGATCCAGTATTTTTACGACAAGGCCATGTTTCTCGCCCAGCAGAAGGGCGAGGAGCAGGTGACCGAGGACGAGTTCCGCTACCCCGGACCCAAGCCCCAGACCAAGGAGGCCGGTCTCGTGATGCTGGCCGACGTGGTGGAGGCCGCCAGCCGCACCCTGGACAACCCCACGCCCTCGCGGGTCCAGGGGCTTGTCCAGCGCCTCATAAACAAGATATTCTCCGACGGCCAGCTGAACGAATGCGAGCTTACGTTGAAGGACTTGAACGAGATCGCCCGCACCTTCAACAAGATTCTGGCGGGAATCCATCACCACAGGATCGAGTACGCGGACCAGGGCGTCAAAACCAACGGAAAAGGGAAAAAGACCGGTGCCGGTGCTGATAACAAACCGTCAAAGGACGCGCAGGATTCCGATAAGGAAACTACAAGGCCGAATACAGGAGCTCTTAAACGCCTTGGGGTGTCCTGA
- a CDS encoding MFS transporter yields the protein MDAEIDYRKRVNAWCLYDWAVSAFTTTVMAALFPPFFRQIAISAGKAEADATALWGLTAAFSLLVMAFLSPVLGAMSDRAGNRKRMTALFTGIGAAATVLFVFIGEGGWVFAAFLFVCANMGFAGANAFYESLLPTVARPADLDRVSARGYALGYVGGGILLVVNLLWVLYPEKFGMPGKAFAVKASFVSVAVWWVLFSIPFFRRVPEPAPEGPALAFGELVREGFGRLYGTFREIRRYREVFLFLLAFWLYNDGIGTIIKMATAYGSELGIGITHMMAALVITQFVGIPFAFAFGALASRFGAKPLVLFGIAVYTGICVFGYFMKTPLHFYMLAVAVGTVQGGTQALSRSLFASMVPVEKASEFFGFFSTSDKMAGIFGPLLFAVMSRLTGASRFSIVSLIVMFAAGAALLWRVDPKKGAEAARG from the coding sequence ATGGACGCGGAGATTGACTACCGGAAGCGGGTGAACGCCTGGTGCCTCTACGATTGGGCGGTGTCGGCCTTCACCACCACAGTGATGGCGGCCCTTTTTCCGCCCTTTTTCCGGCAGATCGCCATATCCGCAGGAAAGGCCGAGGCGGACGCCACCGCCCTGTGGGGCCTCACCGCCGCGTTTTCACTGCTCGTCATGGCCTTTTTGTCGCCGGTCCTGGGGGCCATGAGCGACCGGGCCGGAAACCGCAAGAGGATGACCGCCCTTTTCACCGGGATCGGGGCTGCGGCCACGGTTCTTTTCGTCTTCATCGGCGAGGGCGGCTGGGTGTTCGCCGCCTTCCTGTTTGTCTGCGCCAACATGGGCTTTGCCGGGGCCAACGCCTTTTACGAGTCGCTTCTTCCAACCGTAGCCCGGCCCGCAGACCTGGACCGGGTGTCGGCAAGGGGCTACGCCCTGGGTTATGTCGGAGGCGGGATACTCCTTGTTGTGAACCTTCTGTGGGTGCTTTACCCGGAAAAATTCGGGATGCCCGGAAAGGCCTTTGCGGTTAAGGCGTCCTTTGTAAGCGTGGCCGTCTGGTGGGTGCTCTTTTCCATCCCCTTTTTCAGAAGGGTGCCGGAGCCCGCCCCGGAAGGCCCGGCCCTGGCTTTCGGGGAACTGGTGCGGGAGGGCTTCGGCAGGCTTTACGGAACCTTCCGGGAAATCCGGCGCTACCGGGAGGTCTTCCTGTTTCTGCTGGCCTTCTGGCTCTACAACGACGGCATAGGCACCATAATAAAGATGGCCACGGCCTACGGGAGCGAGCTTGGCATAGGCATAACCCACATGATGGCGGCGCTCGTAATAACCCAGTTCGTGGGAATCCCCTTCGCCTTCGCCTTCGGGGCCCTGGCCTCCCGCTTCGGGGCCAAGCCCCTGGTGCTTTTCGGGATAGCCGTTTACACCGGAATCTGCGTTTTCGGTTATTTCATGAAGACCCCCCTTCATTTCTACATGCTGGCCGTGGCGGTGGGCACCGTCCAGGGCGGCACCCAGGCTCTTTCGCGTTCGCTTTTCGCGTCCATGGTCCCCGTTGAAAAGGCCTCGGAGTTCTTCGGATTTTTTTCGACTTCCGATAAAATGGCGGGAATCTTCGGGCCGCTACTGTTCGCCGTCATGAGCCGGTTGACAGGCGCGAGCAGATTTTCCATAGTGAGCCTGATAGTAATGTTCGCGGCAGGAGCTGCGCTTCTGTGGCGGGTGGACCCGAAAAAGGGCGCGGAGGCGGCAAGGGGATAG
- a CDS encoding PhoH family protein, whose translation MGKQTDLSEQNRARIQLVFEDNDLAQRLFGQENEHLLRVAKALDLTISARGNKVTVEGDASEAELARSVLTQLYGIVREGHALYHSDIDRAVSILSADHKASLKDVFLETVCFTAKKRPICPKSLNQKAYIEAIRNNDMVFGIGPAGTGKTYLAMAMAVAAFSKGLVDRIVLTRPAVEAGEALGFLPGDLAEKVNPYLRPLYDALHDMVSFEKAGAWMEKGAIEVAPLAFMRGRTLNNAFIILDEAQNTTSEQMKMFLTRIGFNSKAVITGDITQIDLPNSKASGLIEVKEILKDIPGINFTFFTKEDVVRHRLVCDIIRAYEELEARKAAQKGPVGQDR comes from the coding sequence ATGGGAAAACAGACAGACCTATCAGAGCAGAACCGGGCCAGGATTCAACTTGTCTTTGAAGACAACGACCTGGCCCAGCGGCTTTTCGGCCAGGAAAACGAGCACCTTTTGCGGGTCGCAAAAGCCCTTGACCTCACGATAAGCGCGCGCGGCAACAAGGTTACGGTGGAGGGCGACGCGTCCGAAGCCGAGCTTGCCCGAAGCGTCCTCACCCAGCTCTACGGCATAGTGAGGGAGGGCCACGCCCTCTATCACTCCGACATCGACCGGGCCGTTTCGATTCTCTCCGCAGACCACAAGGCGAGCCTGAAGGACGTTTTTCTGGAAACCGTCTGCTTCACGGCCAAAAAGCGTCCCATCTGCCCCAAGAGCTTAAACCAGAAAGCCTACATCGAGGCCATCAGAAACAACGACATGGTCTTCGGCATAGGGCCTGCGGGAACGGGCAAGACCTATCTTGCCATGGCCATGGCCGTGGCGGCCTTCAGCAAGGGCCTGGTTGACCGCATCGTGCTCACCCGACCGGCTGTGGAGGCGGGAGAGGCCCTGGGCTTTCTTCCGGGAGACCTGGCCGAAAAGGTCAACCCCTACCTTCGCCCCCTCTACGACGCCCTCCACGACATGGTGTCCTTTGAAAAGGCCGGGGCCTGGATGGAAAAGGGCGCAATAGAAGTGGCCCCCCTGGCCTTCATGCGGGGCCGGACCCTGAACAACGCCTTCATAATCCTGGACGAGGCCCAGAACACCACAAGCGAACAGATGAAGATGTTCCTCACCCGCATCGGGTTCAACTCCAAGGCCGTTATAACGGGCGACATAACCCAGATCGACCTTCCCAACTCCAAGGCTTCGGGCCTTATCGAGGTGAAGGAAATACTGAAGGACATACCGGGCATCAATTTTACCTTCTTCACCAAAGAAGACGTGGTCCGTCACAGGCTCGTGTGCGACATCATAAGGGCCTACGAGGAACTCGAAGCAAGGAAGGCGGCCCAGAAGGGGCCCGTCGGCCAAGATCGTTAA
- the ybeY gene encoding rRNA maturation RNase YbeY, with product MRKLQGRIQELLNALGCPEGEVSVSIVDDAEMADLNRQYRKKRGPTNVLSFPMNEGEGAGLNPLLLGDVVISADTAFSEAEIGKTTMTARLTELSIHGVLHLLGHDHATLKEASAMEALERAMYKRVTQTIP from the coding sequence ATAAGGAAACTACAAGGCCGAATACAGGAGCTCTTAAACGCCTTGGGGTGTCCTGAGGGCGAAGTCTCGGTTTCCATAGTGGATGACGCCGAAATGGCCGACTTGAACAGGCAGTACCGGAAAAAGCGCGGCCCCACCAATGTTTTGTCCTTTCCTATGAACGAGGGAGAGGGCGCGGGCTTGAATCCCCTTCTCCTGGGCGACGTGGTGATTTCCGCCGACACGGCCTTTTCCGAGGCCGAAATCGGGAAAACAACCATGACGGCGCGGCTCACAGAGCTTTCCATCCACGGGGTGCTTCATCTTCTGGGCCACGACCACGCAACCTTGAAGGAGGCCTCCGCAATGGAGGCCCTGGAGAGGGCGATGTACAAGAGGGTCACCCAAACAATCCCTTGA
- a CDS encoding FAD-dependent monooxygenase: MKIHQCIIAGGGPSGLVLALLLKRAGMEPLVLERRERPVKKACGGGITPRALKLIKSLGLDIDCGRFWYVLEGNAPPRHINRFTAKKPVMAVNLRAAFQKSLEELAEKNSIPIIRAQVQRAAYSGGVFTVETEAGVFRSQRLAGADGAGSRVRRSFGGTVPYSATAMMVDGVSCRRASGRVIFDGGAAPLGYGWIFPYDDETCNLGVYTVGDLPEGGLKPYLARYLKDRLGLDLKGREVTGGSIPFGGYRMGSGAPVLLLGDAGGFADPMTGEGIYHALFTAKAASRAILSGPPESARHRYEKGLRPFMANVRFLAWFAPRAYAYPEPGGRLLSLKFLHRPITEGLIRGHNAATIAILFPLFAGLSLLSSSLVSVKYGKNPK, from the coding sequence ATGAAAATCCACCAGTGCATCATAGCGGGCGGGGGGCCTTCGGGGCTCGTCCTCGCCCTTTTGCTGAAAAGGGCGGGCATGGAGCCCCTGGTCCTGGAGAGAAGGGAGAGGCCCGTAAAAAAGGCCTGCGGCGGCGGCATCACACCCAGGGCCTTGAAGCTCATAAAAAGCCTTGGGCTCGATATCGACTGCGGGCGCTTTTGGTACGTGCTGGAGGGAAACGCCCCGCCCCGCCACATAAACCGATTCACGGCCAAAAAGCCGGTGATGGCGGTAAACCTTAGGGCCGCCTTCCAGAAAAGCCTTGAGGAGCTTGCCGAAAAAAACTCCATCCCGATAATCCGCGCCCAGGTGCAAAGGGCCGCTTATTCCGGCGGGGTATTCACGGTTGAAACCGAGGCCGGGGTTTTCAGAAGCCAGCGCCTTGCCGGGGCCGACGGGGCCGGAAGCAGGGTGCGCAGGAGCTTCGGGGGCACGGTTCCGTATTCGGCCACGGCCATGATGGTGGACGGGGTTTCGTGCCGCAGGGCTTCGGGAAGGGTGATCTTCGACGGAGGGGCCGCGCCCCTTGGCTATGGCTGGATCTTTCCCTACGACGATGAAACCTGCAACCTGGGGGTCTACACGGTGGGGGACCTGCCTGAAGGGGGGCTCAAGCCCTATCTGGCCAGGTACCTCAAGGACAGGCTGGGCCTCGATCTAAAAGGCCGCGAGGTTACCGGCGGGTCCATTCCCTTCGGCGGGTATCGCATGGGTTCGGGAGCCCCGGTGCTGCTTCTGGGGGACGCGGGCGGCTTCGCCGACCCTATGACCGGGGAGGGCATCTATCACGCCCTCTTTACCGCCAAGGCTGCGTCGCGGGCCATTTTGTCCGGCCCGCCCGAATCCGCGCGCCATAGATACGAGAAGGGCCTTCGCCCTTTCATGGCCAACGTACGGTTCCTGGCATGGTTCGCGCCAAGGGCCTACGCCTACCCTGAGCCGGGGGGCAGGCTTTTATCCCTCAAATTCCTTCACCGCCCCATCACCGAGGGCCTGATAAGGGGCCACAACGCAGCCACCATAGCTATCCTTTTCCCTCTGTTCGCGGGGCTTTCGCTCCTGTCCTCAAGCCTAGTTTCGGTGAAGTACGGGAAGAACCCGAAATAA